The proteins below are encoded in one region of Engystomops pustulosus chromosome 8, aEngPut4.maternal, whole genome shotgun sequence:
- the DCUN1D3 gene encoding DCN1-like protein 3 isoform X2, with protein MGQCVTKCKNPSSTLGSKNGDRESNKSHKRSSGHKEEHTSAGGKASGDILVNGTKKAQDAAVEPSHPQAPAGDAKKKEPGMGAEVSSLQRIEDLFKRYKDEREDAILEEGMERFCNDLCVDPTEFRVLVLAWKFQAATMCKFTRKEFFDGCWAINADSIEGICSRFSNLLNEAKQEDKFKDLYRFTFQFGLDSEEGQRSLHREIAIALWKLVFTQNKPLILDQWLDFLSENPSGIKGISRDTWNMFLNFTQVIGPDLSNYSEDEAWPSLFDTFVEWEMERRRKDEETKCIRCSGTDHTSLEEQT; from the exons ATGGGCCAGTGTGTCACCAAGTGTAAGAACCCTTCATCCACACTAGGCAGTAAAAATGGGGACCGGGAGTCTAACAAGTCCCATAAGAGAAGCTCAGGACACAAGGAGGAACACACGTCAGCAGGTGGGAAGGCCTCGGGGGACATCTTGGTTAACGGAACAAAGAAAGCGCAAGATGCAGCAGTAGAGCCCAGTCATCCTCAGGCACCCGCTGGAGATGCAAAGAAGAAGGAGCCTGGCATGGGGGCCGAGGTGTCATCTCTACAGAGAATTGAAGACTTGTTTAAGAGATACAAGGATGAACGGGAAGATGCCATCTTGGAAGAAGGCATGGAACGGTTTTGCAATGATTTGTGTGTGGACCCTACAGAGTTTCGGGTGCTAGTTTTAGCATGGAAATTCCAAGCTGCCACCATGTGCAAGTTTACTAG GAAAGAGTTCTTTGACGGATGCTGGGCAATAAATGCGGACAGCATTGAAGGAATCTGCAGCCGCTTTTCCAACCTCCTGAATGAAGCCAAGCAGGAAGATAAGTTTAAGGATCTCTATCGCTTCACCTTTCAGTTTGGGTTGGACTCAGAAGAAGGGCAGCGGTCACTTCACCGGGAAATAGCCATCGCCCTCTGGAAGTTAGTTTTCACCCAAAACAAACCCCTTATTTTGGACCAGTGGTTAGACTTCCTAAGCGAGAACCCCTCAGGGATCAAGGGAATATCCCGGGACACATGGAACATGTTCCTAAACTTTACTCAGGTGATCGGACCCGACCTCAGCAACTACAGTGAGGACGAGGCGTGGCCCAGTCTCTTTGATACCTTTGTGGAATGGGAAATGGAGAGAAGGAGAAAAGATGAGGAAACCAAATGTATTAGATGTTCAGGCACAGATCACACGAGCCTGGAGGAGCAGACTTAG
- the DCUN1D3 gene encoding DCN1-like protein 3 isoform X1: MRGLHPRQTWSDSSSGWWHGDVYPTSVETVSGTRRTALKLDTLNMGQCVTKCKNPSSTLGSKNGDRESNKSHKRSSGHKEEHTSAGGKASGDILVNGTKKAQDAAVEPSHPQAPAGDAKKKEPGMGAEVSSLQRIEDLFKRYKDEREDAILEEGMERFCNDLCVDPTEFRVLVLAWKFQAATMCKFTRKEFFDGCWAINADSIEGICSRFSNLLNEAKQEDKFKDLYRFTFQFGLDSEEGQRSLHREIAIALWKLVFTQNKPLILDQWLDFLSENPSGIKGISRDTWNMFLNFTQVIGPDLSNYSEDEAWPSLFDTFVEWEMERRRKDEETKCIRCSGTDHTSLEEQT, encoded by the exons GTCAGACAGCTCCTCAGGATGGTGGCATGGTGACGTGTATCCAACATCCGTTGAGACGGTGTCTGGTACAAGGCGGACTGCTCTGAAACTGGACACTCTCAACATGGGCCAGTGTGTCACCAAGTGTAAGAACCCTTCATCCACACTAGGCAGTAAAAATGGGGACCGGGAGTCTAACAAGTCCCATAAGAGAAGCTCAGGACACAAGGAGGAACACACGTCAGCAGGTGGGAAGGCCTCGGGGGACATCTTGGTTAACGGAACAAAGAAAGCGCAAGATGCAGCAGTAGAGCCCAGTCATCCTCAGGCACCCGCTGGAGATGCAAAGAAGAAGGAGCCTGGCATGGGGGCCGAGGTGTCATCTCTACAGAGAATTGAAGACTTGTTTAAGAGATACAAGGATGAACGGGAAGATGCCATCTTGGAAGAAGGCATGGAACGGTTTTGCAATGATTTGTGTGTGGACCCTACAGAGTTTCGGGTGCTAGTTTTAGCATGGAAATTCCAAGCTGCCACCATGTGCAAGTTTACTAG GAAAGAGTTCTTTGACGGATGCTGGGCAATAAATGCGGACAGCATTGAAGGAATCTGCAGCCGCTTTTCCAACCTCCTGAATGAAGCCAAGCAGGAAGATAAGTTTAAGGATCTCTATCGCTTCACCTTTCAGTTTGGGTTGGACTCAGAAGAAGGGCAGCGGTCACTTCACCGGGAAATAGCCATCGCCCTCTGGAAGTTAGTTTTCACCCAAAACAAACCCCTTATTTTGGACCAGTGGTTAGACTTCCTAAGCGAGAACCCCTCAGGGATCAAGGGAATATCCCGGGACACATGGAACATGTTCCTAAACTTTACTCAGGTGATCGGACCCGACCTCAGCAACTACAGTGAGGACGAGGCGTGGCCCAGTCTCTTTGATACCTTTGTGGAATGGGAAATGGAGAGAAGGAGAAAAGATGAGGAAACCAAATGTATTAGATGTTCAGGCACAGATCACACGAGCCTGGAGGAGCAGACTTAG